AAGGAGTCTGGAATCCGCTTGACGCTTACAAAAAAGATGATGCTGAGAGGTATTTCAGGCTGGCAGAAAGGTTCGTTAAGGAGCTTGAGAAATTTTTGGAGGAGGAGTTCGGTGTTTAGCTAACTCAAAGGAAACTCACCAACCTTCTCAGTTTCAGGTTCGTCAATCTCCAGAATCCTCCTCAAAGCCCTTTCATCGAGTTCTTTAACGAGAGTCTTAATAGCTTCCACAGCCCTTTCGTACTGCTTCCTGTAAATCCCCTCGTTTTGCCTGAGAAGCGTTACAATCGGGCATATTGACTCCTTTTTGAGGTATATATCAATTTTACCCTCCCTCAGGTCGAAGGTGAAAGGTCCTGCAACGCAGGTTTCGGGCTTGATGCTGTGAATCAGGCATTTCTTCTCTTTCTCATCAAAAAACACGCAGTAGCCGTTTTCCTTCATCTTTGGATGTGTGTATTCTTCAAAATCGAAAAGCTCTAAGCTTATTCCGGAATCCAGCAGAATCCTCAGCCTCCTTTCAGTAATTGGAGGTTTGGCATCGATGCAGCACTTCCCACCGCATCTGGAGCAGACTTCGTAAAAGTCAGTCATAAGTACACCTCGTTTCTTTCAAGGCATCTGGAAAGCTCCTCGCAAAGGCTGATTATTTCCTCCCTGCTAATCTCAGGCATGTTCATAAGGATGCGCTCTCCCAGACTGCCCTCCTCGATTCTCAGTTTCACGACCTTCATATACCTTCTCTCCTCCTCATCGGCGTGCTCTTTTGACTTCTTTAACAGCTCCTTTAACTCAGGCTTCAGCTTCTCGGTTCCGCTCCTCATCGCGCTGTTGAGCTTCTCAATCAGCACATCTACTGGCAGTTCTTCAAGTTCAGCTCTAAGAATTGCTCTGATGAACGCTGTAAGAGCAACATCGCTCTTGATGCACTCCTGCTCGTCCATCACCTTTATCTCAAGGCATTTCCTGCTGAACCTCACTATAACACCTCTCGAATTCACCCACTCCCTGCAGAGGACGTAAGCTCCTTTTCTTCTCAGCTCCTCGTAGATGCCGTTAAGAATGCTCCTGTATTCCTTTAGGCTGGATATTCTTTCTGGAATTACATCGTTGCAGATTTCCGGAACTTCCTTCTGGTTTATGCGGTAAAAGTAAAGTCTTGTGTCAACGTAGTAAGACTTCCCCTCGCAGATTGGAGAGGCTGAAGCTACCGCAGCAATGTAGGGAAGCAGAACTCTTATCTTGTTGTGAAGCTCTACCGCTTCCTTTTCGGAAGAAAAAGGTATGTTCAGCTGATAGCTCTGGATGTTAAGCCAGCCATGCTGTTTTATGTTGAAAAGCCTGTCGTAGGCTTGGTATATCCTTCTGTCTCTGTGATTCCAAACTTTGGCATCCTCAAGCCTGAGAAGGGGGTGCATTCCCAGTCCTAAAAGTTTGTAGCCGTCCATAACGCTAAGAAGCTCCTCAACGCCTTCCTGCATAGTTTCTTCGAACTCGGATAGGCTTTCAAAGGGCCTTGCAGGTTTTAGCTCGATAACGTGTTTCTGCAACTCCTTGCCTATTACCACTCTGCCCAGTTTTGCCTCGTTAACTGTTCTACCCCCTATCTTCTTTAGTATCTCATCTGAAATGGGAACAGGATTGAAGTTCTCATCGTTTATAGAAAATTCGTGCTCGGGACCAATCATAACCCCACCTACGTAATGTAAATCAGCAAAGCTCCAACCAGCACGGTTGCAAAGGTTACAGGAACTCCAGCCTTCAGATACTCGAAAAAGGAGAGGTGGACTCCATGTCTCTCCGCGCTCTCAGCCACTATAAGGTTTGCAACGCTCCCTATCAGCGTGAGGTTCCCGGCGAAGGTTGAGGCCATTGCAAGAATTAGCCAGAAGTCTGCAGCCGCACCTTTAGCTGCTGGCAGGACCATCATCACGAATGGAACGTTGCTGACCAGATTACTTCCCGCAACGGTGAGAAGGCTGAAGTAAAGGTAGTCGGCAAAACTCTCGCCAAAGCTCAGCATCGAAAGGATTTTCTCGCCGTAGCTCTTCTCAAATCCATGCATAACAATGAAGAGGTTGCAGAATAGAAGCAGCAATCCCCAGTCAACCTTCTCGAGCGCTTCTCTCGGCTTTACTCCACCTATAGCAAACATTATTGCCGCTCCAATGAAGGCTGAGAGCGAGACGGGATAGAACTCGGTGACAAAGAGAATTAGAACTAAAGCGAAGGTGAGCAAGCCCTTTGCCGCTAACCTCCTGTTGAGGTTCACCTCGATTTTTCCATTCCTGAGTTTACCAAGCTCCCCTCTGTAAAGAACGTATATGACCGAATAAACTATGAAAATCCCCGCTACTCCAACGGGAAGCATTTTTGCAGTGAACTGAACAAATCCAATGCCCGATTTCAGACCTATTAGCATGTTCTGCGGATTTCCGATTATCGTTACCGCACTTCCAACATTGGCGGATGTTGCGAGGGCAATCAGCAAAGGAATTGGGCTGATTCCAGCTGAAAGAGCTACCCTGACAACCACGGGGGTCATGAAAACGCAGATGGTGTCGTTTACAAAAAGTGCCGAAAGGAATCCGGATGAGAAAACTATTGTGAAGAGCAACCTCTTCCCGTTTCCAGAAAACCCCATTATCTTCGAGGCGAGCCAGTCGAAAAAGCCAGCAATTCCAAGGTAGGCTGTCAGGACCATCATGCCGAAAAGGAGCATTATCGTGTTGTAGTCTATGGCTCTGACAGCCTCTTTGAGGCTCATCACACCAAAGGCGAGCATTAAAGCGGCACCTATTGTCGATGCTGCCGGCCTGTCCATTTTGCGGTAGAAGCTCTGAAGAGATATCAGTGCATATGTTAGGATGGATATCAGAAGCTCAATCATTTAAGACCCCTTATTCAGGTCCTCAGGAATCGAGGGGAGAGGTTCGAGCGATGGCTGATAGTTGAGGGAAAGAGCTGAAAAGCCGGATTGATTAGCGAATTTAACGTAGTTGCTTGTGTTGGGAAGCGGAATGTGCATTGCAGTCATAAGAGAGCAGATGTCGGTTATAACTGCACGCTTCATTTCAACCTTCACCGTCTGCTCGTCTTTGGCATTTTCCTCATCGAAGAGCCTGAGCATCTTAATGGCTGCGAGTGAAATAGCGGCTGAAATCAAAAACAGGAAGTCGTAGGAGGCGAAGTGCAGGGCGGGAACTTCCAGAAAGCCTAGTGACGATTCGATGTCAATCTTCACAGCAAAGTTTGCGGAAACGAAGAAGGAAGCTACAATTCCACCAGTTAAAGAGCCAGCAGCTCCGAAAACTGAATTGATGACGTAGTTCAAGGCGTAGTATGAGGCGGATGAGCCCTTTGGACTGATCTTCGCAACGACGTTCATCAGAGCAATCCCCGGCACTGATGTGTAGAATCCATCAAGAACGTAAATGACAACGAGCAGTGGAAGCGTAAACAGGTGCCTTTCAGGCATGGTGGTGAAGGTAAACAGAAACGCCGCAATGGAGAAGGCTGTAAAAGACAACGCAAGCACGGGCCTGTTTCCGAACCTGTCCATAATTCTTCCCGAAATCCTCAGGAAGTAAATCGAGCTAAGCTGGCTTACTGCTGTGAGGGCAATAACAATCCAGACCGGATACTTAAGCACGGCAATTATGTAAACAGAGTAGAAGGGGAGAGCCAATTCTGAGGCAAATCTCCACAGTGAGGTTCCAGAAATTAGCTTCAGGAAGTTTCTGTTTTTCAGAGGTGCTTTAAGACTCCTTCTGCCCGTTTTGCCCACCTTAACGTCATCTATCCCGTTGATGAAGTAAAGGCTGACCATACCCGCAATGAAGGCCGTTGAGAAGAGGAGCGGGAAAGTTGCTGAGCCGAGCAGGTTGAATATAACTGTGAAGGCGAGAACTGCGAACAGTGAAACCAGCTTTCCGTAGGCCATTCTGGTGGAGTAGTATTGCCCCCTGATGCTGTCAGGAATCAGATCCCTCATCCACGAACTCCACGGAGCGGTTGAGATTTCCTTGAAAACGTTGTATATCGCAAAGAAGGCGATGAACATTACGAGGTCTGAGGCGGAGAGTACCGCAAACGCCATTGCGAGAAGAGAAATCCTCGAAACTGCGTTTGAAACGAGAGAAAGTTTCTTTCTGCTGAACTTCTCGGCAAAAATTGCTGAGGGAATTTGTACAAGCTGAGAGAGGTAGGGGGTTGCTGCAACGAGTCCAATTAGCAGCGGTGATGCATTTCTTGACGCAAGGTATGAGCTGATTATCGACACGGTCAGAAGGGAGAACATTATCTGAGATGCTAATCCGTCAAAAAGCAGGTTTCTGAGGCTCCGGTCCAGATCAATTTCCTCTTCGCCGTCCATACGTGGTCTTCTTCCGTGCGAGGTAAACATCCTGTATTTAAACCTTGCCGTCGCAGATTTTAGGTGAGTAACAGCAGGATTAGTAGTTGAAAATGTTGGTCTTGAAAAGTTCAAGAAGGCTCCTTCCACTCTAAAACTGAGCAAAAATTTTTACTTTCGGAATCGCATTAAAATTATGAGACACCCAAGAGTGGCGGGGAGCTTCTACCCTGCCAATCCCGAATCGCTTCTCGCGATGCTGAGGGAGTACACCTATCCAGCAAAGGACGAAAGCGTCATTGCCTGCGTTTCTCCGCATGCCGGTTACGTTTACTCCGGAAGGACAGCCGGAAAGGTTCACTCCTTACTGCCGGATGCTGAAACCTTCGTCATTGTCGGGCCCAACCACACGGGCTACGGTCTGCCGGTAGCGGTATCGACGGACACGTGGCTGACACCTCTCGGCGAGGTTGAGGTGGATACGGAATTCGTTGAAGCGATGCCCAAGATAATCACAGCCCCAGACGAGATTGCCCATCGCTACGAGCACTCCCTCGAGGTCCAGGTTCCTTTTCTCCAGTACCTGCACGACGACTTCAAAATCGTTCCAATCTGTCTCGGAATGCAGGACGAAGAGACTGCGATGGAGGTGGCGGAAGAGATTCTGACGGCTGAGAGGGAGACAGGTAGGAAGGTGGTTGTAATAGCCTCATCCGACATGCACCACTACCTGCCCGACGAGGAATGCAGACGGCTCGACAGCATAGTAATCGATGCTATTCTGTCGATGGACGTTAAAAAGTACTACGAAACAATTTACAGGCTGCAGGCGAGCGTTTGCGGTTACGGCTGCATAGCTGTTGCTATGTACTACTCAAAGGCCAAGGGGGCGAGAGCTGAGCTCGTTGACTACTCGACAAGTGGTGACGTTGCAGACAGAAGCCAGGTAGTTGGTTACGCAGGCATAGTTTTCAGAGTTTGATTTTAAAAACATTCTCTAAAATTTTTTCCGAATATCGAACCTAAGCTTTAAATATCGGAAATAATATTTAACGCTATGAGCGACCCAAAGCAACTTGTTCTTGAGGCGATGAAAAGGGCGGGAAAGCCAGTGAGGCCGGGCGACATAGCCAAAGAGACTGGACTGGACAGCAAGGAAGTCTCGAAAATAATAAAGGAGCTTAGGAAGGAGGGACTCGTCCACTCGCCAAAAAGATGTTATTATGCGGTGAAGGAGTGATGTTTATGACAACGGAGGAGAACTTAAGAAACGCCTACGCCGGAGAGAGCCAGGCGATGGTGAGATACAGAATTTTTGCCGAAATAGCCCGAAGTAAGGGGCTTGAGGGAATCGCAAGGGTGTTTGAGGCTGCATCCTTTTCCGAGTTCGTTCACGCCAAGAACCATCTAAAGGTTCTTGAAGATTTGAACGACGTGAGGAAGAACCTCGAGACCGCCTATGCGGGAGAGACGTATGAGATTACGGAAATGTATCCAAGGTTCTACGAGGAGGCAGAAAAGGAGGGCAACAGGAGAGCGATGAACAGCATAAAGTGGGCTCTTGAAACGGAAAAAGTTCACGCTGGTATCTTCAAAAGGCTAATTGAGAGCGGAGAGGACTACAGGGACAAAATCTACGTCTGCCCGGTATGCGGGTACGCGATGGAGGGTGAAGCTCCTGAGAAGTGCCCGCTGTGCAACACACCAAAGGAAAAGTTCGTCGAATTTTAATCAAATTTAGCGAAATTTCTTAATATTTTTTGTTACACTGCCTGCATGAAGAACCTCTATTTCGAGGATTTTGAAATCGGAATGAAAGTCGAGAGCGCGGCGAGGACTGTAACCGAGGCGGACATAGTTATGTTTGCATCGCTAAGCGGGGACTGGAACCCGATACACACGGATGCGGAGTTCGCCAAAAAGACTATTTTTGGTCAGAGAGTTGCTCACGGTCTTTTAACGCTGTCCGTCGTGGCAGGGCTTCTCGTGAGACTCGGATTGACGGAAAGGACAATCGTTGCTTTCTACGGAATCGACAAGCTTCGGTTCACGAACCCCGTCTTTATTGGGGACACAATAAGGGCCGTTCTGGAGGTTGTCGGGAAGGAGGACAAGGAGGGCAAGCCATACGGAGTCGTTGTTTACGACATAAAGGGCGTGAACCAGAGAGGGGAGGTTGTCATAACTTATACCTCAAGGGCTGCAATACTCAAAAGACGCCCTCAAGCCTGAGCAGCCTCTTCTTCAAACTTTTTCCATCAATATCGGAGCAGCTTACCGTGTATCCGCCAATCTCCTTTTTACCAACCACCCGATGGCAGGGGATGATCACAGGCAGAGGGTTTCTCTTGACCGCCTGTCCTACTGCCCTGGGTGAGGTGTTAAGGGCTTTGGCGATATCTGAGTACATCCTAACCATACCGTACGGAATCCTGCTGACCTCCTCAAGCACCCTTCTTGTGAAGCTGCTTGCCTTAAGCCTGTAGGGTATCCTGACCTCAACCCTTTCCCCCGAAAAGTACCTTTCAAGCTGCCTTGCGTATTCGGAATCTGAGGAAGAAAAAGATGGATACGTTGAAAAGTAGGACTTTACTGCCTTCCCCCCTTCCATAACAACGTTGAAGTAAAGCTCTCCCCACTTAACCGAGAACATCAGAAGTCCCTGCCGGAGATGTCCCTCAGCCTCTTTATACCGTCTATCTCCTTTATTATCTCAGCTACAGATTCTGGAACGTACTTCTCCCAGTCCTCACCTTCGAGCATCTTTCTCCTGATTTCCGTGCCGTGGTACTCGTTTCGATTGTACATTTTCGTGTGCATCACTTTGAAGCCCGCTTCTTTGAAAAGCCTGTAAACGAGCGGATTGTTGGTGTAAACAACGTCAAATGGAGGTACCATCGAGCAGACGTGCGCGACCCAGAGGCTGTTTCGGTATATGTCCTCTAACGGAATTATGTAAACCTTCTTATCGATTCCAAGCTCCCTCTTTATCTCGTCCACGGCTCTGTCAATCATCAGAACTCTCTCTCCTGCCGTGAAGGGGTTTTCGAGAGAATGGCTTTCCTGCGCGCTGCCTATCCCTATTATAAGCTCGTCCACCTTCTGCAGAACGTTCTTGACAACCTCGTGGTGTCCGAGGTGGTAAGGCTGGAACCTTCCGACGAAGAACGCTCTCATCTCGGTCTCCGCACGGCCCTTTTTATGTCATCTTTCAGCTTCCTTCCCGTCCTTTTCTCCCACTCTTCGATGGGTATTCCGTACTTCTCGTGTATAGCATCCCTGTACCTTTCGGGAATAA
The nucleotide sequence above comes from Archaeoglobus fulgidus DSM 4304. Encoded proteins:
- a CDS encoding YkgJ family cysteine cluster protein codes for the protein MTDFYEVCSRCGGKCCIDAKPPITERRLRILLDSGISLELFDFEEYTHPKMKENGYCVFFDEKEKKCLIHSIKPETCVAGPFTFDLREGKIDIYLKKESICPIVTLLRQNEGIYRKQYERAVEAIKTLVKELDERALRRILEIDEPETEKVGEFPLS
- a CDS encoding glutamate-cysteine ligase family protein, with the protein product MIGPEHEFSINDENFNPVPISDEILKKIGGRTVNEAKLGRVVIGKELQKHVIELKPARPFESLSEFEETMQEGVEELLSVMDGYKLLGLGMHPLLRLEDAKVWNHRDRRIYQAYDRLFNIKQHGWLNIQSYQLNIPFSSEKEAVELHNKIRVLLPYIAAVASASPICEGKSYYVDTRLYFYRINQKEVPEICNDVIPERISSLKEYRSILNGIYEELRRKGAYVLCREWVNSRGVIVRFSRKCLEIKVMDEQECIKSDVALTAFIRAILRAELEELPVDVLIEKLNSAMRSGTEKLKPELKELLKKSKEHADEEERRYMKVVKLRIEEGSLGERILMNMPEISREEIISLCEELSRCLERNEVYL
- a CDS encoding anion transporter yields the protein MIELLISILTYALISLQSFYRKMDRPAASTIGAALMLAFGVMSLKEAVRAIDYNTIMLLFGMMVLTAYLGIAGFFDWLASKIMGFSGNGKRLLFTIVFSSGFLSALFVNDTICVFMTPVVVRVALSAGISPIPLLIALATSANVGSAVTIIGNPQNMLIGLKSGIGFVQFTAKMLPVGVAGIFIVYSVIYVLYRGELGKLRNGKIEVNLNRRLAAKGLLTFALVLILFVTEFYPVSLSAFIGAAIMFAIGGVKPREALEKVDWGLLLLFCNLFIVMHGFEKSYGEKILSMLSFGESFADYLYFSLLTVAGSNLVSNVPFVMMVLPAAKGAAADFWLILAMASTFAGNLTLIGSVANLIVAESAERHGVHLSFFEYLKAGVPVTFATVLVGALLIYIT
- a CDS encoding MFS transporter yields the protein MDGEEEIDLDRSLRNLLFDGLASQIMFSLLTVSIISSYLASRNASPLLIGLVAATPYLSQLVQIPSAIFAEKFSRKKLSLVSNAVSRISLLAMAFAVLSASDLVMFIAFFAIYNVFKEISTAPWSSWMRDLIPDSIRGQYYSTRMAYGKLVSLFAVLAFTVIFNLLGSATFPLLFSTAFIAGMVSLYFINGIDDVKVGKTGRRSLKAPLKNRNFLKLISGTSLWRFASELALPFYSVYIIAVLKYPVWIVIALTAVSQLSSIYFLRISGRIMDRFGNRPVLALSFTAFSIAAFLFTFTTMPERHLFTLPLLVVIYVLDGFYTSVPGIALMNVVAKISPKGSSASYYALNYVINSVFGAAGSLTGGIVASFFVSANFAVKIDIESSLGFLEVPALHFASYDFLFLISAAISLAAIKMLRLFDEENAKDEQTVKVEMKRAVITDICSLMTAMHIPLPNTSNYVKFANQSGFSALSLNYQPSLEPLPSIPEDLNKGS
- a CDS encoding MEMO1 family protein — protein: MRHPRVAGSFYPANPESLLAMLREYTYPAKDESVIACVSPHAGYVYSGRTAGKVHSLLPDAETFVIVGPNHTGYGLPVAVSTDTWLTPLGEVEVDTEFVEAMPKIITAPDEIAHRYEHSLEVQVPFLQYLHDDFKIVPICLGMQDEETAMEVAEEILTAERETGRKVVVIASSDMHHYLPDEECRRLDSIVIDAILSMDVKKYYETIYRLQASVCGYGCIAVAMYYSKAKGARAELVDYSTSGDVADRSQVVGYAGIVFRV
- a CDS encoding MarR family transcriptional regulator gives rise to the protein MFNAMSDPKQLVLEAMKRAGKPVRPGDIAKETGLDSKEVSKIIKELRKEGLVHSPKRCYYAVKE
- a CDS encoding rubrerythrin family protein: MTTEENLRNAYAGESQAMVRYRIFAEIARSKGLEGIARVFEAASFSEFVHAKNHLKVLEDLNDVRKNLETAYAGETYEITEMYPRFYEEAEKEGNRRAMNSIKWALETEKVHAGIFKRLIESGEDYRDKIYVCPVCGYAMEGEAPEKCPLCNTPKEKFVEF
- a CDS encoding MaoC/PaaZ C-terminal domain-containing protein — encoded protein: MKNLYFEDFEIGMKVESAARTVTEADIVMFASLSGDWNPIHTDAEFAKKTIFGQRVAHGLLTLSVVAGLLVRLGLTERTIVAFYGIDKLRFTNPVFIGDTIRAVLEVVGKEDKEGKPYGVVVYDIKGVNQRGEVVITYTSRAAILKRRPQA
- a CDS encoding methylated-DNA--[protein]-cysteine S-methyltransferase, with the protein product MFSVKWGELYFNVVMEGGKAVKSYFSTYPSFSSSDSEYARQLERYFSGERVEVRIPYRLKASSFTRRVLEEVSRIPYGMVRMYSDIAKALNTSPRAVGQAVKRNPLPVIIPCHRVVGKKEIGGYTVSCSDIDGKSLKKRLLRLEGVF
- a CDS encoding nicotinamide-nucleotide adenylyltransferase, with the protein product MRAFFVGRFQPYHLGHHEVVKNVLQKVDELIIGIGSAQESHSLENPFTAGERVLMIDRAVDEIKRELGIDKKVYIIPLEDIYRNSLWVAHVCSMVPPFDVVYTNNPLVYRLFKEAGFKVMHTKMYNRNEYHGTEIRRKMLEGEDWEKYVPESVAEIIKEIDGIKRLRDISGRDF